The DNA region GCCCGTCGTCACCGGCTTGCCCACCGGCATCGTGGCCGATCTCGCCTGGGCGCCGGACAATGCGGCGCTGGCCTTCACCGTCCAGGGTCCGACCACGCCGCCCGGCATCTGGCTGTGGCGCGACGGCGCGGCGGCACCAATCCCGCGCGAAGACCCGATGGCCGCTTCCGGCATCGATCCGGACAGCCTGATCGAACCGGTGCTGGTGGAATGGGAAAGCTTCGACGGGCTGCGCATCCCCGGCTGGTACGCCCATCCGCGCGGCCCAGCGCCCGCCGGCGGATTCCCGGCGGTGATGTGGGTGCATGGCGGCCCGGCCTCTCAAACCCGCGCCAATTTCCGGCCGGACATCCAGATGCTGCTGTCCCAGGGCTTCGCGGTGCTGATGCCCAATGCTCGCGGCAGCACCGGCTACGGCCGTGCCTATATGGAAGCCGACGAGGTGGAGAAGCGGCCGGATTTCATGGAGGATCTCGCCACCGGCCGCGCCTGGCTCGCCACCCAGCCCGACATCGACCCCGACCGCATCGGCATCATGGGCCAATCCTACGGCGGCTGGGCCGTGCTGGCGGCGGTCACGCTGCAACCGGATCTCTGGAAAGCCGCCGTGGATTACTACGGCATCGCCAATTTCGCCACGCTGCTGGAACGCACCGGCCCCTGGCGGCGCAATCATCGCGCCCGCGAATACGGCTTCCCCGGCACGGATGACGAATTGTTCCGGAAAATCTCGCCCATCCATCACATCGACCGCGTGGTGGCGCCGATGCTGCTCCTGCACGGCGACCGCGATCCGCGCGTGCCGATGCACGAAAGCGACCAGTTCAGCGAAGCCCTGGCGCTGCGGCAGAAGAAAGTGGCCTATGAGCGCTTCACCTATGCCGGGCACGGCTTCATCCGGCCGGATCACCGGCGCCGGGTATACGCTTCGGTGGTGGCGCATTTTCGGGAGCATTTGTAGGAGGCAGGGAAGGCCAGGACGCTGCCCTTGCCTTCCCTCCCTCTACTTTCCCGAAAGCCGCTCGATCTCCCCGACGATCTCTCGCCCTTGGTTACGCTCTGGAGCCCAGGCCGCGCCGAGAAAGCGAAGACGATATGGCGGACATGGTCATCCTCTGTGACGAAAGGGTGCGGTTCGTGGATCACCCTCGGCGAGCACGCCAGCGTGGTGCTGACCCCGTGAGCCGCCACGACCGCAAATGACGTCTTAGCCGCTACTCATGACGGCAGCTCCCGGCCAGCCTGCTCCCGGACGATGTATTCGGCGTACCAGTCGGGCCAGTTAGGATCTGCAGCGCCGATGCGCTTCTCGTGCTCGCCATGCGCGGCCGCCACACGTCGGAGCGTGGCCGCAAGCTCAGCCGACGACGTGAAGGTCGTGTCCGCGTCTACGCGTCCGGGCAACCGCACGGTGACCTCTTGTAGCAGCCAGCTGTTGCGATCCGGGTCGCTGAACGAGGCGAACGAGGCGTAGCTTCGCCGCTCCGGATGCGGGCCGGGAAGACGGGCTTGCCCGGGGCCCGTACGGTGGGCGATTTCGCTCACATCGACGCCGCGAGCAACGAGCTCGGCGCGCGCCGCTTCGATATCGGACACGATGAGATAGAGTCCCTGCGCCGAGCCCGGCGCCGCCGAGGTGACACCTTTGCCGAAGTGGATCGAGCATGGCGAGCCAGGCGGCGTGAACTGGACGACGCGGAAATCGTCACCGAAAGCGAAGTCGGCGTCGAGCCTCCAGCCCAAGCCACCGTAAAAGTGTTTGGCCCGGTCCACATCCGCAACGGGGATGACGACGACCTCGAGCTTCATATCGAGTCTCGGCGCTTTTGCGCTGTCAATCGTAGTTTCGCTGCGCATTTGAGTACTACTCATGTCAGCCTCCTTAGGATTCGATGCCTTTAGAATGGTAACACATGTCCAGACGCGTGATTCACAGCATAGGTAAGCAATTGTACTAATTGATCGATGGTATTAGCGGGCGTCATAGCTTTGTCGTGACAGATTCCGACCACCAACCGGGTCTTTGTGGTGCCTTTCATTGCACCGGTGTGCAACGTGTCGCGGTTATCTTTACGATCATCTCGCCTGTCTCCTTCCGGAAACGCGCCCGCGCGGTGCGGGCCGGGGCGCGCGTATGGCGCGCGCCCCCGTCGTCAGAGCGATTTCCGGACGGGCCTGAAGCCTGCGCGGACCTCTTCCGAAAAAAGTTGCGGCTGCTCCCAGGCCGCGAAATGCCCGCCCTTGTCGAGCTTGTTGTAATGGACGAGCTTGGGATAGGCTCGCTCGGCCCAGCTCCGCGGGGCCTGATAGAGCTCGTCAGGAAAGGCGCTCACGGCAACCGGAATGGCGATGCCTTTCGGGGCAAAAAAGGCAAGCTTGCTTTCCCAATACAGGCGCGCCGAAGAGATCGCCGTATTCGTCAGCCAGTAGAGAGTGATGTTGTCGACGACGTCGTCTCGGGTAAGGCCCTCGGCATCACCGGCAAACACGCGTGCGATGAGGGCGTAGCTGCGCGCGTCGTGGTCGAGCATCCAGGCGGCGAGGCCCGCAGGTGAATCAGCAATCCCGTAAAGCGTCTGCGGGCGATTCCCCATCTCCTGGGCGTAGGCCAGGCCGGTCTTGTAGAAAAGCGCGAGCTGATCGTACGCATACCTCTCGTCGGCCGAGAGGCCGGCGGGCGGCGGGTCGCCGAACTGAAGTGCCTTTGCAACATCGGCCGGGACGGTGGCAGGCATATTGGTGTGGATGCCGAGCAATTCCGGAGGAGCCTGAAGAGCCATCTGCTCCGTGACGGCATTCCCCCAATCGCCGCCTTGCGCCACATATCGCTGATATCCGAGGCGCTTCATCAGAACAATCCAGGCACGGGCGATGCGAACAGGATCCCAACCGGTCGTTGTGGGCTTCCCGGAAAACCCGTGGCCCGGCAGCGACGGAATCACCAGATGGAACGCGTCCGATGCGCTCGCGCCATGCGCCGTCGGATTGGTCAGCGGATCGACGATCTTCAGCTGTTCGATGACCGAACCGGGCCATCCATGCGTGACGATGAGCGGCAACGCATTTTCATGTTTCGAGCGAACGTGAATGAAATGAATATCGAGCCCGTCGATCTCGGTGATGAACTGCGACAGAGCGTTGAGCCGCGCCTCCACTTTCCGCCAGTCATGCTCCGTCTGCCAATAGCGCACGAGCTGCTGCATGGTCGCGATCTGCACGCCTTGGGATTGGTCGGCGACGGTCTCCTTCTCGGGCCACCGGGTCGCCGCCAAGCGGTGGCGGAGATCGACGAGCGCCTCCTCCGGAACGTCGATCCTGAAGGGGCGGACGGCGTCGCTTGGGGCGGCCGAGGCCGTGTGCGGAATAAACGGGCTCGCAGCGCCGGCGGCGGCGATACCCATCGCGGCGGTGATCAAGAACTGGCGCCTAGCCGGATTGAAGATCTCCGAAGCTGATTGCTTAGGCATCTCGTATTCTCCCTGGCTTGGTCAATTGCCGTAACCGGGCTGAGGCTCGGCTCATCCGTTGGTGCGCATTTTCGGGAGCATTTGTAAGACGGAGGGAAGGCCAGGACGCTGCCCTTGCCTTCCCTCCCTCTACTTTCCCGAAAGCCGCTCGATCTCCCCCATGATCTCTCGCCCTTGGTTACGCTCTGGAGCCCGGGATTTCCACCGGGCAACAACAGCCGCACATCCGCCGCGTGCCTCCACCCTGCATCTTTATCCCCCTATTGGGAGGGCAGCCCGCGGCGCCTCCACTCTTCGGGAGTGAGCGGTTTTCCGACATCGAAGGCGAAGCGCACGACTTTCCTCGCGTCCGTGTCGACCTCGCAACGATAGCTCAGATCGTACCACTCCCAATTGGAACGGAAGGCCGCGACGGCGTTTTCGATGACGTTGCCTTCTTTCAGCCGGTCGAAAGGCAAGATCTCCGGAAAATAGGAGGGTGAGCCATGGAGCAACTGCTCCTTCAGCTCCGTGGCGCAGAGCCGCGCAACCCGCACATCGCGTGGCACATACCCCATCGCGGTCGTCGCTATCGGATCACCGGTTGCTTTCTGCGAGAATAATGTCTTCGCTACCCGGAGCTTCGAGGCTCTTTGCGCTTTGGCGGCGTCCTCCGGCCTCAGCGCCGGCGTTTGGGGTGCGCCTGGCTGCGGGGCTTCCTCTGTTGTCCTGGCCGTTGTCACGGCCGGTGGCTGCGCAAGATCCCGCTTGTCCGGATCGTGCTGCGCCGTCGGCGATGCCGAACCATCATTCGCGCTGTTGCCATCCGGCGACAGCTGGGGGCCGACGTCCTTCTCACCGAATTGGACGACGGGCTTAAGGACCGGGAAGTCTTCGGCTTTGCCGTTCCTCGATGGTTCAGGCGGCGGCACGAGCTCCACCGATATGGCCTCCTCCTGCGGCTGCGGGAGCGATTCCCGCGGTCCAAATATCAGAAGCGCGGCGATGAGCAGATGCAGGACAAGGGAGGCACGCCAGGCCAGCCACCGCGCCCAGCGATGTTCCCGTGCCTCAGCCCTCATCGTGATCGGTGTGGAATGAAACATGTGTCGGCATCAAGAATCCATGTCGCCATGGTGGAAATCTCATCCCGCTCGCGATGGCGGCCGCTCGACCCGAGCATGCCGCACCAACAGCTGCGCAGGCAAATCACCACTACGCTAATTTGGTAGCAGGCGGCGCCATGCCAGACACAGGCCATGGATGCTTGATGCCCACACTGTTTCATTCCACACCCTCCGGCTCGAGGCTCGACACCGTGAAGTCATACGCCGAGGGGATCAACACAAAGTCGCCCTTCTGCGGGGTGATCGGCTCATGTCCGTCGACCGCAAGGCGGCACGAACCGTCGAGGATCACGCAGTAGAAGGGCCGCCCGGCGTGCGGCGAACGACCCATCGTGCCCGGTTCGCATTGCTACTGGCGCTGACGCCGTGGCGTTAGCCGAGTCACGCTGAACCCAGAGTCCGACCCTTAACCGGGTCGCTGCGGGCTATGACACCGCAGCGAACGCCCTCCGCGGCGACAGAACCACCAACGGTCGGCGTGTCCGCGTCGTGTGCAAAATTCTCGAGTTTTGCACCGATCAAGCTGGTTTGACCCTCTGGACGGTTGCTACCCTAGCTCAGCAGCCCGTGCCGCTGGCCCGCTGACGCTTAGCGCACAGTATGATCGGGTCGGTCTCGACCAGATTGAGTGACCTCACCATATCCGCAGTTTGCGTCTTATACTTGAGGAAGTGAGGCGTTTGCAGATGGGATTCGTAAGCCGCCTGATCGGCATAGACCTCGAGCATGCGGATTTGCGAC from Rhizobiales bacterium GAS188 includes:
- a CDS encoding Pimeloyl-ACP methyl ester carboxylesterase, which produces MPKQSASEIFNPARRQFLITAAMGIAAAGAASPFIPHTASAAPSDAVRPFRIDVPEEALVDLRHRLAATRWPEKETVADQSQGVQIATMQQLVRYWQTEHDWRKVEARLNALSQFITEIDGLDIHFIHVRSKHENALPLIVTHGWPGSVIEQLKIVDPLTNPTAHGASASDAFHLVIPSLPGHGFSGKPTTTGWDPVRIARAWIVLMKRLGYQRYVAQGGDWGNAVTEQMALQAPPELLGIHTNMPATVPADVAKALQFGDPPPAGLSADERYAYDQLALFYKTGLAYAQEMGNRPQTLYGIADSPAGLAAWMLDHDARSYALIARVFAGDAEGLTRDDVVDNITLYWLTNTAISSARLYWESKLAFFAPKGIAIPVAVSAFPDELYQAPRSWAERAYPKLVHYNKLDKGGHFAAWEQPQLFSEEVRAGFRPVRKSL
- a CDS encoding Dipeptidyl aminopeptidase/acylaminoacyl peptidase, whose protein sequence is MPVPTDAWVQIGAATSPGFSKDGRTLFHLRGAGLPQVWAMDVDGGNACQLSHHDEKVAFLRRCPTDDRLIWGIDAGGDERQQFWLKEPGAEPRALTEAPEAIHDFGAWSADGARIAYAANDRDERFYDISVMDLASGARTRLLEGSSILTVPSWTPDMARLVVIEDHSSSDSRLWITDAATGATRALPRTAPSRFASLRFVETGTALMGLSDAGADIMRLCRIDPETGASTVVFEAQGRDVEAWSLSPDETMLATIENDRGYAVLRVGPADGERPVVTGLPTGIVADLAWAPDNAALAFTVQGPTTPPGIWLWRDGAAAPIPREDPMAASGIDPDSLIEPVLVEWESFDGLRIPGWYAHPRGPAPAGGFPAVMWVHGGPASQTRANFRPDIQMLLSQGFAVLMPNARGSTGYGRAYMEADEVEKRPDFMEDLATGRAWLATQPDIDPDRIGIMGQSYGGWAVLAAVTLQPDLWKAAVDYYGIANFATLLERTGPWRRNHRAREYGFPGTDDELFRKISPIHHIDRVVAPMLLLHGDRDPRVPMHESDQFSEALALRQKKVAYERFTYAGHGFIRPDHRRRVYASVVAHFREHL